The genomic stretch TTCCCAATGATTATGGGAAGGCTCTAGAACCACAAAGATCCTTAACCAGATAAAGcagctacagaaaatgaatgaatgaatgaattccctTTCATTAATAAGGACTCCCCTTTTCCCCTACCAGGCTGCAAGGGTTAGTGAACATATGAAACTTCAACTCTTCTTTTCCAGCTCAAGTGCCACTAACAATGCTAAAGATTTGTATTTGATTTTGCAGATTGTGCAATACAACATCTTCTATAAATGATTTAATGAGGAATAATGTCAAACTGAGACCAGACCCACCAGCACTGTATCGTCTTGATACAACAAGAAGCAATCTAGACAGTGATGGCAAGATCAGAAAGTGGACATTTGGACAAAAAAGTCCAaattcagaaaacaaaacaatacttGTGGTTGGAGAAACTGGAACGGGCAAGACCACAGTGATCAACACCATGGTCAACTATTTTCTGGGGGTGAAGTTTGAGGATAAAGTGTGGTTTGAGAtcacagaagaaggaaaaagggATCAAACGGAGTCTCAGACTTCTGAAATAACTGCTTATGAGATCTTTGTGAAACAGAGACCCTTCTCTCTCACCATCATTGATACTCCAGGTTATGGAGACACAAGAAAATTAAATAAGGACACAGAGATTTCTCAAAATTTGCATGCATTGTTTCTACACAATACAGGAGTAAAGAGTCTTGATGCAGTGTGTCTCGTACTGAAAGCCTCACAGAACAGAATCTCAGAAGTTCAACACTACATCTTTGAGGCGGTTTTGTCTTTATTTGGTAAAGACATAGAGGACATTGTGGTCCTTTTTATTACTCACTCAGATGGAGGACCTCCAACAAATGCTCTGGAAGCtgtcaagaaagaaaaaatcccCTGCCGTTACGACACTGACAATGAACCTGTTCATTTCATATTCAACAATCGTCAGTCTGAGAAATGCACAACAAAATATGAGTGTGTTTTCAAATCAGCTTGGGAAATGGGGGAAAGAAGTATGGAGGGGTTTTTGGAATTCCTGAATTCACaagtaaaaaaagaacataaCTATGGCTGCAAGTGCACTACAGGAGCGCACACAACTCGAGGCCTGCGTTCAGAGTTTGAAAAAACGCATAGAGTTCAATGAGGTGATTCAGCGTGAACTGACTCAAGTTCAGAAAGCACTGGAACAGAACAAAGAAGAGATTGAGAAGGATGGAAAATTTCCTTTCACCATTAAGACCACATACAAAGAGAAAGTCAGCATTACAGACACTTTATTGTGGGATTGATGAGTAACTTCTTGAGATGATTGTAAGGAGAACTGTCATGAATTTGGTTGCTGGATGGCTCATAATGCCTCGTTGTGTTTCATTATGAAAAATGACCACTGCACTGTGTGTAACTGCCACTACACCAAACACGTCAGAGAGGGCAAGATATATGTGATCaaggaaaaagaggaaaaagtgACATTTGAGGAACTGAAAAGCAAACACCTTTTTACAAATCAAGAAATAACATCTTATGACAAAATAGTATTAGAAAATGTGGAAACAAATCATGAAGGAAAGCTGAAAATTAATCAGGAAATGACAGACCTAGAAACTCAGCTGAAAACATTTCTGGGTGAGAATGAAAAGGAGAGGAAGTGCTTGGTGACAGCTGCCTATGAGACAATTATTATTGTAGCAGCTGGAGAGGCAGAGTGGGCTCAGAAACTGAACCTCCAGAAAGAAAAGTATTCGTAAGTATTTTATAAGTGATAACACTCCtaaattttaaatgtgaagAACACAAATAACTTTTATAGTTACAGTTCAaatctttaatatttaatcagattgttttatcattttctttttatcaTTTGCTTTTAAGTGAAGAGAGCAGAAAAACATGAAGAACATATTCCATTCCCTGTTCTGATAGATGTTCCATGGCACTTCTGCAAGTTCTTCAGTACTTCAGTCATTTTTAGCACCTaatgtttgaaaatatatatatttacttttctTTATTCATTGTCACTGAAGAAACATTACATATATATGCATAGTTTTCTAATAAAGCAGTCCACATTCATTACAGATTTTTCATTACATTCCTTgtattttgtctctttctgcTGTAGAATTTACAGATGATACCTGCTTTAAACAATTACACTGTATTGAGATCTTTACATTTCtgcataaaaacatttttgaggGATTTTTCAATTTAATCAAACAAATGTTCCTCATCTTTGTTATATTGTGTgcaaatatattatatacatatttcagcttgggtttccacatattctgtcatatcacatgctatgttcacagggcaattacaaaaaaatatccacagtaaaatttattcatattcaggatatcaatagtctgttatattgtgtcttcagtgagcctttcagatttttgagacactttgaaaataaagagataatatccgcagAAGGTATAAATTCCAcagtatggaagttgtgttcgtatttcgctatctagcggcgacagaatgcaactagtgcagcatttaaggtgaaagagaaattCCCAATTAATTgattgcttatcctttgtatcccggatgtgtatctgaattgtTTAACtcgtatttatttataaatatattgtttgaatttttttttggcTTGATTTTTTCACAAGTTCAAttaaagagcaattatattcagatgcataattccAGTGCAAAataattcagtgctacaaattcaaagacggtaatatttcaaagtctgatgagacagatttgcttccatacacaGCTTTGTCCAATCCAAAGTATCAAGCATTTTCTGGTTTGttcaacacttttttgtttactacataattccatatgtgttcattcatagttttaatgtgttccatattcatttagaatgtagaaataatataaaataaagaaataacatatgtccaaacatttgactggtattatacattcacaatatgttgaaatggcccaaaacaaaggaaattttatatatatcatcatcatcttcttttccgcttttccatttcagggtccggatatgtgtgtgtgtgtgtgtgtgtgtgtgtgtgtatatatatatatatatatatatatatatatatatatatatatatatatatatatatcagaggcgattgctctaagacttgCTCTAAAATgtcttcttatcactggtaaagatgcggctttcccgcagattcacagtgatttaaacagtgaggacgctgagagtccagagttcaatagcgaagcagaagtgcagcaaaacgagacgagtcattggataaatgctgggctttgtcccgcccatcggacgctcagcgtctctgggggtctatggggcagtgggctggcctcggctggcccggacgctcagcttctgcatgatgattggatgatctgtctgaggctgaatgcctttttgattgacagcgaaatgagcgaatcagcgatcctttggtgtaaagatccgtgagaattacatttttattctgttctgagtttTTCTTCGGAGAAAATCGGAgattttcttaatcctctttgcggcattttctttgttaaaaacgactagcgaaaaatcgagcttctatttctggtgggtttttttgtagctgcttgtgtttggagactgacttctatcactctttctgacttctatcgcagtttctgtccagcgggtgctgctgagcccctccaccgtcacaaagcactcacttGTTATTGCATGTTACAGCTAATAAGCACAAGCTGCCCCTTATTGAGCTGACAATGGTTACGACGTTGAAGCTGGCTTTTTATTCGCCATCTTCTTCTTCCACTGAATTCCCCCACTGTGGGACTAATAAAGGATTATCTTCGTTTATTTGGATTtttcacttccaccttaaatagtgcagtaatTGTTTTCTGTGGCCACTAGATGGCAACATATAACATGACTTTCATGCCGTGGAAATATCACAAGTTTTTTGGCTTATTTATTCTTGGatgttatctctttattttcaaagtttcACATGCATCTTAACGACTCATCGAAAATGCAATATAACAAAttatgaaaatcctgaagatgaagaaattttactgtgggttTTTTCTTTAATGTCCCTGTGAGCATAGCATTGGATATAATACAACGTATGGGGAAATCTGTGCATTTGGCTTACTTCCTTggacattatctctttatttccaaagtgtcatTGAAATGCAACTACTGTCAAAAATGCATAGTAGTTCCCCATTGGTCAGTTGTTTCAGAAAGAAGCTTTTCAAACTAGTCAGTGTATTTTTATCGAATACCACATTGTTGAACCTAACACAATATTTAGaacctgtaggtaaataattcattcattaattcattatctgtaatcgcttatccagttcagattcgcggtgggtccagagcctacctggaatcattgggtgcaaggagggaatacaccctggagggggctaggtaaataatgataaaatacatttttgactgTCAATAAATCCATGTATGCAGACCTCTATGCACTTTTTAACTGTGACT from Hoplias malabaricus isolate fHopMal1 chromosome 2, fHopMal1.hap1, whole genome shotgun sequence encodes the following:
- the LOC136676868 gene encoding uncharacterized protein — protein: MRNNVKLRPDPPALYRLDTTRSNLDSDGKIRKWTFGQKSPNSENKTILVVGETGTGKTTVINTMVNYFLGVKFEDKVWFEITEEGKRDQTESQTSEITAYEIFVKQRPFSLTIIDTPGYGDTRKLNKDTEISQNLHALFLHNTGVKSLDAVCLVLKASQNRISEVQHYIFEAVLSLFGKDIEDIVVLFITHSDGGPPTNALEAVKKEKIPCRYDTDNEPVHFIFNNRQSEKCTTKYECVFKSAWEMGERSMEGFLEFLNSQVKKEHNYGCKCTTGAHTTRGLRSEFEKTHRVQ